The proteins below come from a single Dinghuibacter silviterrae genomic window:
- a CDS encoding SGNH/GDSL hydrolase family protein: MTTKIGGISLLCLFMSLKMNVFAQQDLATKALLQQDWACLKCFADSNAKVPPPAPDENRVVFMGNSITIGWLNLDPGFFEGKPYLDRGVSGQTTSQMLIRFRPDVVDLKPKVVVILAGTNDIAGNTGYTSNETIVGNIVSMAELAKSNGIQVVISSILPAYDYPWRPGMDPLHRIPQVNALLKAYAESHGMTYLDYFSTMVDERGGLKQELTHDGVHPTKDGYLVMRPLAEKAIENALQMQTK; encoded by the coding sequence ATGACCACCAAAATCGGAGGTATCTCCTTATTGTGCCTATTCATGTCCTTAAAAATGAATGTATTCGCCCAACAGGACCTTGCGACAAAGGCGCTGCTCCAGCAGGATTGGGCATGTCTGAAGTGTTTTGCGGATTCCAACGCCAAGGTACCTCCACCGGCCCCCGATGAGAACAGGGTGGTCTTTATGGGGAACTCCATTACAATCGGCTGGCTCAACCTGGACCCGGGATTCTTTGAGGGCAAGCCCTACCTGGACAGGGGTGTCAGCGGACAAACGACGTCCCAGATGCTGATCCGGTTCCGACCGGATGTGGTTGACCTCAAACCGAAGGTCGTGGTGATCCTTGCCGGGACCAACGACATTGCGGGGAATACGGGATATACGTCGAACGAGACGATCGTGGGGAACATCGTTTCCATGGCCGAGCTCGCCAAGTCGAACGGCATACAGGTCGTCATCTCGTCCATCCTGCCCGCTTATGACTATCCCTGGCGGCCGGGTATGGATCCGCTCCACCGTATCCCACAGGTAAACGCGTTGTTGAAGGCCTATGCCGAATCCCACGGGATGACCTACCTGGACTATTTTTCCACCATGGTGGATGAACGGGGTGGTCTGAAACAGGAACTCACCCACGACGGGGTCCACCCGACAAAGGATGGGTACCTGGTCATGCGCCCTCTCGCAGAAAAAGCAATTGAAAATGCATTACAAATGCAGACCAAATAA
- a CDS encoding helix-turn-helix transcriptional regulator, with translation MSMSINKLALMRYKIIDDCLRNRRRKWTLEDLVEKVSDVLYQTEGIEGGVSKRTLQADIQLMRSDKLGYNAPIVVNERKYYTYDDEAYSIVQATIKPADVEKMQDIVRFLRQMKGFAYFGDMSDLIARLENSLYRSAHQGSNVLQMEGNEQLKGLGYIQPLYQAIVRKTVLRITYKSFKTAEAREGLYYPYLLKEYRNRWFLIACAQPTSSLLTLALDRIEACTGEPGVSYREYQGADLDHYYDNVIGVTKTEKDRTQKVVLCFDKANAPYVLTKPLHPSQKVLEHTIEGVVIQIDVVLNFELEREIIGFGDGVKVLAPRLLVSHIRKRLASAAAQYALANSPSHVPPTNSSPPQ, from the coding sequence ATGTCCATGTCGATCAACAAGCTCGCCCTCATGCGGTATAAGATCATCGACGACTGTCTAAGAAACCGTCGCCGGAAGTGGACCCTGGAAGACCTGGTGGAAAAGGTCTCCGACGTGTTGTATCAGACAGAGGGTATAGAAGGGGGCGTCAGCAAGCGGACCCTACAGGCTGACATCCAGCTGATGCGCAGCGACAAACTGGGGTACAACGCGCCCATCGTGGTGAACGAACGGAAGTATTATACTTATGACGACGAAGCTTACAGCATCGTCCAGGCCACCATCAAACCGGCGGATGTGGAGAAAATGCAGGATATCGTCCGGTTCCTGCGGCAAATGAAAGGATTTGCCTACTTCGGGGACATGAGCGACCTGATCGCCCGTCTCGAAAACAGCCTTTACCGGTCGGCGCACCAGGGTAGCAATGTCCTCCAGATGGAAGGCAACGAGCAATTGAAGGGGCTCGGGTACATACAGCCCTTGTACCAGGCGATCGTTCGCAAGACGGTATTGCGCATCACCTACAAATCCTTTAAAACCGCCGAAGCGAGGGAGGGGCTCTATTATCCTTACCTCCTAAAGGAGTACCGCAACCGCTGGTTCCTCATCGCGTGTGCCCAACCCACCAGCTCATTACTCACCCTGGCGCTGGATCGTATCGAAGCCTGCACCGGGGAGCCCGGTGTGTCTTACCGGGAGTACCAGGGCGCAGACCTCGATCATTATTATGACAATGTTATTGGGGTAACAAAAACAGAAAAGGACCGAACGCAAAAAGTGGTCCTTTGCTTTGATAAAGCCAATGCACCTTACGTATTGACCAAACCCCTACACCCATCCCAAAAGGTTTTGGAGCATACGATAGAAGGCGTGGTGATCCAGATCGACGTGGTCCTTAACTTCGAGCTGGAACGCGAGATCATCGGGTTCGGCGACGGAGTGAAGGTGCTGGCGCCAAGGTTATTGGTGTCCCATATTCGAAAAAGACTGGCAAGCGCCGCGGCGCAATACGCCTTGGCTAATTCCCCATCCCATGTACCGCCAACCAACTCTTCTCCTCCGCAATAA
- a CDS encoding TROVE domain-containing protein: protein MKFNAKSMIVNHEGAEAFSLGAEMELFSAVASTFVGDAFYEHEDERLNRIQSLVRRVSPVFVAKLAVYARRQMNLRSIPLVLTIELAKIHQGDDLVARVVREVVQRPDEITELLAYYQSSNGRKGEKKLYSLSKQLHKGLAAAFNRFDEYQFAKYDRAGDVMLRDALFLVHPKAKDQTQQALFDKIARRELATPYTWETEISVLGQMGFDSPEARRAAIAAQWEALIDSQKIGYMALLRNLRNILQAGVSANHIRKVGEYLADPEAVRQSKQLPFRFLAAYRELKSIQTGSTPYLMDVLERALQQSTASLPGFDIDTRLVIACDVSGSMQKAVSARSKVLLYDIGLLMGMLLQSKCTHVLSGIFGNTWKTVALPTQGVLSNVDAWYAQEGSVGYATNGHLVIEDLIAKKYVADKVMMFTDIQLWNSQTGTDSVAKKWSAYKKIAPRARLYLFDLAGYGQAPLRVNGDDVYLIAGWSDKVWMTLQSMEKGAGALDQVKQIDL from the coding sequence ATGAAATTCAATGCCAAGTCTATGATTGTCAACCATGAAGGAGCAGAAGCTTTTTCCCTGGGCGCGGAAATGGAATTGTTTTCGGCAGTGGCGTCCACCTTTGTTGGCGACGCCTTTTACGAGCACGAGGACGAACGGCTGAACCGTATCCAGTCGCTGGTGCGCCGTGTGTCGCCTGTTTTCGTGGCAAAGCTGGCCGTCTACGCTCGCCGTCAAATGAATCTGCGGTCCATCCCGCTCGTCCTGACCATCGAGCTTGCCAAAATACACCAAGGGGACGACCTGGTTGCCCGAGTTGTCCGGGAAGTCGTACAACGCCCGGATGAAATCACGGAGCTCCTGGCGTATTACCAATCATCAAACGGCCGGAAGGGTGAGAAAAAACTATACAGCCTGTCCAAACAATTGCATAAAGGTTTGGCGGCCGCATTCAACCGCTTTGACGAATACCAGTTCGCCAAATACGACCGGGCCGGGGATGTTATGCTCCGCGACGCGCTTTTCCTGGTGCATCCCAAAGCAAAGGACCAGACCCAGCAGGCCTTGTTCGATAAAATCGCCCGCCGCGAGCTGGCGACCCCCTACACCTGGGAAACGGAAATTTCCGTCCTTGGTCAAATGGGTTTTGATTCGCCGGAAGCGCGTCGCGCCGCCATCGCTGCCCAATGGGAGGCGCTCATCGACAGCCAAAAGATCGGGTACATGGCTTTGCTCCGGAACCTGCGGAATATCCTGCAGGCCGGTGTCAGCGCGAACCATATCCGAAAAGTCGGGGAATATCTGGCAGACCCGGAAGCCGTGCGCCAGTCCAAGCAATTGCCGTTTCGTTTTTTGGCGGCCTACCGGGAGTTAAAGTCAATCCAAACCGGGTCTACACCGTACTTGATGGATGTGCTGGAACGGGCGCTTCAACAAAGCACCGCTTCCCTTCCGGGTTTTGACATCGATACCCGCTTGGTGATCGCCTGTGACGTGTCCGGTTCGATGCAGAAAGCGGTATCGGCCCGCAGCAAGGTATTGTTGTATGACATTGGTTTGTTGATGGGTATGTTGCTCCAGTCCAAATGCACCCACGTGCTTTCCGGGATTTTCGGCAACACCTGGAAAACGGTGGCCCTGCCGACCCAGGGCGTCCTGTCCAACGTGGACGCCTGGTACGCGCAAGAAGGGTCGGTGGGTTATGCCACCAACGGGCATCTTGTCATCGAGGACTTGATCGCTAAGAAATACGTGGCGGACAAGGTCATGATGTTCACGGACATCCAGCTCTGGAACAGCCAGACCGGAACAGATTCCGTGGCTAAGAAATGGTCGGCCTACAAAAAGATCGCACCCCGGGCGCGGTTGTACCTCTTCGACCTCGCCGGCTACGGCCAGGCGCCGCTGCGCGTGAACGGCGACGACGTCTACCTCATCGCCGGGTGGTCAGACAAAGTCTGGATGACGCTACAGTCGATGGAAAAGGGTGCCGGGGCGCTGGACCAGGTAAAACAAATTGACTTATAA
- a CDS encoding RtcB family protein yields the protein MEKNITAADLLSLGYTEGKALGLALQATKTSAGITLDVLTDLLAQPGQFLGHEYLSAVANQLMNDQVPDETISLREAGDGYAIFGEDNIEAGARSQMDIAMRLPVTAGGALMPDAHQGYGLPIGGVLATRNAVIPYGVGVDIGCRMALSIFDIPEAFFTENRARFQRELIAQTSFGAGAGFQGRFKADHAVLERPEFRQTALLKQLQDRAHAQLGSSGGGNHFVEWGIIGFAEDDPALGVVKGRYVALLSHSGSRGLGATIAGHYTRLAKDLCKLPQEAANLAYLGLESEAGQEYWMAMNLAGDYASACHEVIHSKMTVAMGGQLLAKIENHHNFAWKETWNGENVIVHRKGATPAAKGILGIIPGSMTAPGFLVRGKGDVQSIQSASHGAGRQMSRTKAIASISKQDMRALLKANDVTLIGAGLDEAPMAYKNIHQVMAAQTDLVDVVAMFEPKIVRMADDGSKED from the coding sequence ATGGAAAAAAATATCACCGCCGCCGACTTGCTGTCGCTCGGCTACACCGAAGGAAAAGCCCTAGGGTTGGCGCTGCAGGCTACAAAGACTTCTGCCGGGATCACGCTCGACGTGCTAACAGACCTTCTTGCGCAACCCGGGCAATTCCTGGGCCACGAATATTTATCGGCCGTTGCTAACCAATTGATGAACGACCAGGTCCCGGACGAGACGATTTCCCTGCGTGAAGCCGGCGATGGCTACGCAATTTTTGGCGAGGACAACATCGAAGCCGGTGCCCGTTCCCAAATGGATATCGCGATGCGTTTGCCTGTCACCGCCGGCGGGGCATTGATGCCCGACGCCCACCAGGGATACGGACTGCCCATCGGCGGCGTATTGGCCACCCGTAACGCGGTAATTCCCTATGGGGTCGGCGTGGACATCGGATGCCGGATGGCGCTGTCCATCTTCGATATTCCCGAGGCCTTCTTCACCGAGAACCGTGCCCGTTTCCAACGCGAGTTGATCGCGCAGACAAGTTTTGGGGCGGGTGCCGGGTTCCAGGGCCGGTTCAAAGCCGACCACGCGGTCCTCGAACGCCCCGAATTCCGGCAGACCGCCTTGTTGAAACAACTACAAGACCGGGCGCACGCACAACTCGGTTCGTCCGGGGGTGGCAACCACTTTGTGGAATGGGGCATCATTGGCTTTGCAGAGGACGATCCGGCGCTGGGTGTTGTGAAGGGCCGTTATGTGGCGCTGCTTTCCCACTCCGGTTCGCGCGGCCTGGGCGCGACCATCGCAGGACACTATACCCGGCTGGCAAAGGATCTTTGCAAGCTGCCCCAGGAAGCAGCCAACCTGGCGTACCTCGGCCTGGAAAGTGAAGCCGGACAAGAATACTGGATGGCCATGAACCTGGCCGGCGACTACGCCTCTGCCTGCCACGAAGTCATCCATAGTAAGATGACCGTGGCTATGGGCGGACAGCTGCTGGCCAAAATTGAAAACCACCACAACTTTGCCTGGAAAGAAACCTGGAACGGTGAGAACGTGATCGTACACCGCAAGGGCGCCACACCCGCGGCCAAAGGAATCCTGGGGATCATTCCTGGATCAATGACCGCCCCTGGGTTCCTTGTACGCGGTAAAGGGGATGTTCAATCGATCCAGTCCGCCTCCCACGGAGCAGGCCGCCAGATGAGCCGTACCAAGGCGATCGCGTCTATCTCAAAACAGGATATGCGCGCCCTTTTAAAAGCCAACGACGTCACCTTGATCGGCGCCGGTCTTGACGAAGCTCCCATGGCCTATAAGAACATTCACCAGGTGATGGCGGCCCAAACCGACCTCGTGGACGTGGTGGCCATGTTCGAGCCGAAGATTGTACGGATGGCGGATGACGGGAGTAAAGAAGACTAA
- a CDS encoding HAD family hydrolase produces the protein MPTVKNLILDLGGVLLNLDYNRTKQAFRAYGVPDFDAHYTQFKGSTLFDDLETGKVSNEAFYRALKSELGLDLTDDQIKAAWNAMLLDFPVERIEFLKDLRTRYRLFLLSNTNAIHYEAFQKTFREASGKHLDDFFDKAYYSHLLGLRKPGPEPYQAILDEQGLKPEETLFVDDTLPNLAGAREVGMQVIHLQAPATLEGLGL, from the coding sequence ATGCCGACAGTAAAAAACCTTATACTCGACTTGGGAGGCGTCCTGTTGAACCTGGACTATAACCGGACCAAGCAGGCTTTCAGGGCGTACGGCGTCCCGGATTTCGACGCCCATTATACCCAATTTAAAGGATCCACCCTGTTTGACGACCTGGAAACCGGAAAGGTGAGCAACGAGGCCTTTTATAGGGCACTGAAAAGCGAACTGGGCCTGGACTTGACCGATGACCAGATCAAGGCGGCGTGGAATGCGATGTTGCTGGATTTCCCGGTCGAACGCATCGAATTTTTAAAAGACCTGAGGACGCGCTACCGGCTTTTCCTTTTAAGCAATACCAACGCCATCCACTATGAAGCCTTCCAGAAGACCTTCCGGGAGGCGAGCGGGAAGCACCTGGATGACTTTTTTGACAAGGCGTATTACTCCCACCTGCTCGGGCTGCGTAAACCGGGGCCCGAACCGTACCAGGCCATCCTGGACGAACAAGGACTGAAACCGGAGGAAACGCTTTTTGTGGACGATACCTTGCCCAACCTGGCGGGCGCGCGCGAGGTTGGTATGCAAGTGATTCATTTACAAGCACCTGCAACCCTTGAAGGGCTGGGGCTATAA
- a CDS encoding ribosome maturation factor RimP has translation MINETQKEAITQMITSVIAGDPSIFLVEVKIKPTNNVKVFLDGDSGISIRQCADYNRALYKLLEASALFPDGDYSLEVSSPGLDEPLKQERQYVKNIGRDVEVVTQDGAKIEGKLEKADAEGLVVVEEKGKNKKKEIIQHTIPFNNIKTTKIQIKF, from the coding sequence ATGATCAACGAGACGCAAAAAGAGGCAATCACCCAGATGATAACGTCGGTGATTGCCGGTGATCCATCGATCTTCCTGGTGGAGGTAAAGATTAAGCCGACGAATAATGTAAAGGTCTTCCTCGACGGGGACTCGGGTATTTCGATCCGGCAATGTGCAGACTACAACCGTGCCCTGTACAAGCTGCTGGAGGCGAGCGCCTTGTTCCCGGATGGTGACTATTCCCTTGAAGTTTCCTCTCCTGGTCTTGACGAGCCCCTGAAACAGGAGCGGCAGTACGTCAAGAACATTGGACGGGATGTGGAAGTGGTTACCCAGGATGGTGCGAAAATCGAGGGGAAATTGGAAAAGGCGGATGCGGAAGGATTGGTAGTGGTTGAAGAGAAGGGAAAAAATAAGAAAAAAGAGATCATACAACACACGATTCCTTTTAATAATATTAAGACAACAAAAATTCAAATTAAGTTTTAA